ccacaGACAGCAAGAAGTAGAACTAAGCCACACGGAAATAGAGAGCTGCAGTACAAAGGCCAAAGATCAAGGGTGGTTGGTACAGTTAAGAACATTAATTTGAAACGCATCACAGGTAAGTACCTTGCACAGTACACAACTTGAGGAACAtacaaaaaggaaactgaaaagaGCTACATGAGAAAGTTTGAGAAGTGACAAACTTCAGCTTATTATAAAAACTGAGATGTTAATAAAGAGCAAAATAGctccttgttttaaaaataaagtgaacagACTCTCCTTTTgcaacagaaaagcacaaaataagtTATGTTCCTGAAATGCGCTGGAATACAAGATGAGTGAAATGCAGTAGAACTATAaatcaacactgaaaaaaaatgcttgtagCTATTCTTCACTGTGTCAAGCTACACAAACAAggactaaaaaaataaaagcagaaaaggtcCATAAAGGAAGCATGAAATAATTCTGTAAAGGAACCCCCCACTGGAAAACAATGCTGAAACTCAAATTGTAGCAAGTCTCTCAAAGACCACTCCAATCTTATGACTAATTTCTAGGTTTTTATTATCAGTGGGAAAATACCATAGGGTGGTGACATTTTTGGCCCACTTTTGATCCACTTGCTGTCCTGGGTCAAGGTATTGGTATCTCAGTTTCTCCTCATTTAAAACTAGCAGAATACCACCTAGCTTAGTTCAGTGAAAACTAAGTGCCCGCACAATTGAACTTCAGCTCCCTGAAACAGAGCATAAATGTGAAGAGGAGCTTAGAAGACAGCTTGTAAGAGAACTGAACTTCAGCTGGCCCTAGAAAAGCTAGTCCAAAGGACACATCCAGGTCCAGACGCTATAAAAAGTTAATCTGTTGTTGCTTAACATACCACGTTTCCTCAATTCAGGCTGTGAGCTGTTCTGTTTCTCATGCAGCAGCTCCATCTGCTGTCAAAAACGAAAGGTGGACTTTGCATTGGGACTACGTTCAcaatggaggggaaaaaaatatgcaaactgacttgaacaattttaaatatCTCTGGACAATTTCTGAACACATCTCTGTGTGTCAGCCCTGCAAGAACACCAGCCAGCCTGTTACCTGCCTGTGTAAACCAACTAACCAAAATGAAATTATGAGAGGAGATAACACTCAAACAAGCCTCAGAATTATTTGCTCATACAGCTTCAGGACTAGTTTTCTCAAAGCTAACTCCTGCTCTTCAGTATCTGCAATTATTAGTGCACTGCTGTCCAAAGCCACCATGGTATCAAATCACACTGGGGAGGTGCTGACACTTGGTCGCCCTACAATAAATGTGCCCAGATACTCCTATACCAAAGGATGGTAATTTGGGCAATTTTTAGCTACATACAAGTGATTTATTTGAGCTgaacaaatataaatttaagCTCGTTATTTTGATGACTAATTcagttcttaaaaacaaaagttctgTTTCCTTTATGAAGCACAGAACCTGAGTTGTTAGTCTGAGGacacaaataaacatttatttacaagaAGCACAAAGGAATTTGGTGCAGAATGGCACAGTTGTGGCAAAACCACACAGACCCAGAGCTCATAAATCCAATGAGACCTACTCTGACTCTTGCACAACTTCAATTCTTAGATGCATttacttttatgtttttctccaCTTCTATAGATACTGATATTGATTATTACATGAAATACACTGATTATTACATGAAATACAAGACTCTCACAAAACCTATACATCCTGTGCAACGCAGGCAGCAGCATTACAGAGCAGAcgtgctgccagccctgcctgctccgGCCCCAGCTCACTCTCCTGAGCCACCCAGGTGCCTCCCCCCCGTGCGCACAGGCTGCCTCGGGACTTGTTTACACAGCAGCTAATAAGGCTAAGCCTGTTCATACTAGTTAAAAAAAACTGGAGAAATGATAAAAAGCGCATTATTAACGAGTGAAAAGGAAGGCACCCGGCGCCAAGGCCTTACAAGCAGAGCACGGCTGCGCAGGCTCTATGGGCGGCGTGCGGAGAATCCAACAGGTGGCTCCGTGGCGCAATGGATAGCGCATTGGACTTCTAGAGGGTGAAGCGATTCAAAGGTTCCGGGTTCGAGTCCCGGCGGAGTCGaatgtgcttttgtttcttattttccttcctctttccgTGTGGCTGCGACCTTTCCCCCCTGCCTCCGTCCCTTCCCTCACAGCCCCGGTAACCGAGCCGACCATCCTGGCGCTTCCCGGCGGCCGGCTCTCGTCAGCGAGTGCCTGCGGGGCCGCCTGACCGAGCGGGGGCGGCGACAACGACCCCGGCCAGCGTCGCGGGTGGCCGCGAGGCCGCCGCCCGGACTCGAACCGCGGCTGAGAGCGCGGCAGCGTAGCCGCTCCCGGCAGCGGGGCGGCGCCGAGCCGAACACGGACGCCCCCGCGACGGGACACTCGAGCCCGCCTCCTCCCTCAGGCAGCGGCCGAGCCTTGAAGCGCGCGGGGCACCAACGGCCACGCACGAGGCGCCAAGGGCCGCCTGTGGCCGCCCGTCCGTGCCTCACACAAGGAGcggtttttaaaaaaatgtgtggaaaGAAAGGTCCCAAGCAAACCCCGGCAACAGCAACGACCTTGGCACTTGTATCTGACCAACGGAGTCATGCTGTTTGGTTTCTAGAACCGTCTCTGGAAAACGATCTTAGCTGGAAATAAGGCTACTTCTCTCCTTCAGTCTGACACAGATCTGGTCAAAATCATCTTCAAGCAACAAAACGCCcacaaaatacagcaaatgaaACAAGCATTTAATGCTTGAATTAATACCATCTTTTCTTCCTAACCTACGCATACcaataaaaagacaaagagcCACTGTAATAAGAcctatcaaaacaaaaatttgagTGGTAGAATAAtaatacctaaaaaaaaaaaaaaaagcagcagcaataagCAAACCTTGATGCTATTCatgactgaaataaattcatGATTTATTCACAATAAATTCACGATGTAAttcattaattatatttaatttcttaaaataaaaaaattgctttttaatccTGCACAGGTGACTAGTCTCTCTTTCATATCataataatgtttatttaaaaccaAGGTAAACCCCTGTAACTGAAAGTCAGCCACGCTGTAACATCAACTATGACTGTTTGACAGTAGAGAAGCCCATTCAGGAATGCAATCTAGCTATAAAATATGTACAGGccttaacaaaaacatctggtTTTCCCAGAATTCACAGTGAAGTAGCCAACACTAACCTCTCTTCCATGAATCCCATAAAAGTAACCAAGTCAAGCGACAGACAAAATCTTCCTCATCCCATCACTTCCAGCAATGCATTCATTTCCAACTACTGCTCCCCTAAGTTTTGTATTTAAGGATAGTGCCACAAAATCTGTCTAGACCccagtgaaaaaaatagaaggctGAAGCTTTCACATGTTTGTATCTGCATGTTGCGAGCAACATTTACACGACCATACCTGAGCAGTGCCAAAGGGCGTAAGTTAATTAAGAGACATGCCTGATGGCGAAGCGGGGAATTCCCTGGCGCAAGCAcgcaggcaggagcagcagggacgGCTCTCCCAGCACGCAGGCACGAGCCCCAGTGGGGAAGTACAGGGAGCCAACTCCACAAAACGTGCGTGTGAAGAGGGCCTTGAAGAAAATGTTGCAAAGACAATACACACATAGTCTTTCAGAATGCATTAAGagaatcagaaggaaaagaatcaaGAATTATAACAATATAAATTGGACATATCATTAGGCAGCTTCAATTTTAAAGGGACTGTTGATTGCAGGGAGATTAAAAGTGCCCAAGGTACGGAAAAAGGAAGCATgagcaacaaaggaaaatgagaagtatTTTACTTCTGCACCTAAATTAACCATAACTACTGGTGGTACTGCCCCAGGACCATCTCAGCCACCCTCAGCTACGTTTCTGTTGCTCTTTAATCTCAGGGAAATTTGTCAGTAACTGTTTATATCATTGCAGGCAGAATTAATGTAACACAAGCATTTCTGACAGCACAATTACAAGAAAATGCTTGCAGCGTATAGGCAAATAGTTTTACAAATTATGCCggtgtttaactttttttttttttttttttttttgacaaatttgAGTATTTTCAGAGAATTCTGATCATCTGGTAAGCTTATGGAGTCACATGGTGCATTTTTTCACCTGCTCTCACTAGCAACTTAAAATTTGTCACTTTTAATCAAATTCAATTGATTAAATTGAAATTAAGGAGTACTCCAAAGTATTATGTTCCTATGCTTTTATGAAGATAGGTTATTGCAAAACAATATGCCAACCAGTGCCTTCACTGGAAGAAGCTGAATGAAGTACAAGGTGAGGCAGTAGTTGGCCAGCACGTTGGCAAACGTGAGGTGCaggtcctgccctgcagccctgctcacaCTGTTTCATGTGTCCCCTTCTCGCTTCCACAGTAGAACAGGAGCACTTGCTACACACAGCATGTGGCAAAACAGAAGACATAAGAACATCTGAAGGAAGGGCAAAGacaaagaacataaaacaaatCCCACACTAGCAATGTGGGTATAAATTAGCTTGTTTAAAGATTTGCAACAAGCTATTGAGCAGCCTCAACAACCAGCATGGCGCTGTTGCTTGCTGCTTAAAACCAGAACTTGCTCTTCTCTCCTAGGGCCCTTCACGGTAGCACATTGCTTTTCTGGAGTTCAGCTAGAACATCCCAAGACGTGACAGAATAGCAACTACTCTGgtggcttgttttctttcctcagtgTTCAGTATTCATTTTCTGCGCTTCCATTTCTCATCCAGAGAACAAGACACCATAGttgtttttattagctttttatCATTTACAGGTTCAAGATTTTAGCTTACATACAACTGTATTAGAATAATACTGCATGGTAGCAGGGACTTGGGGGCAAGTGGCTCTACGTCTACATGTTTCATACTTCCCAGCAAATTCACTTTACTTTGTGCACCATTTATCTCCAGGCAACCAGCGCTTCTTAAGGAATCTACGTCCCTGTCTGTGCTTGGTAATGAATATTTATGGTTAACTTCAAGAGAATATAAAAAATCTGAAGGGTCATGggaaattttctttcatatttcagttGGTGATCAGTAAATACCATgattctcatttcattttagctACCTCCAGCACAAATAGCTaatatccttaaaataaaacacataaaaaacCTACTCATTCtcaggagtaaaaaaaaaaaaaatcagttaaacaCTGGACAAAAACATCCTTTTCACTTAAAATCTACAACCTTTAAAATTCAGTAGGACtttcaagaaaacaataaatatcaCTTGTCCTCTGATAATCTCTTTTATATATTCCTCACCCAATCCATCTGAGACAATGCAGTAACAGTCTTATTTCTTCTATTATCTCTCTTTTCTGCAATAACTGAATTAAACTGACTGTAACAGCAATACAGTAACTAggtcattaaaaaacaaacagcacaaaacTTTTTGCAATCACAGTGCATTATAAACTGTCACTGAAGGGAAGCTGAACTAATACCATCTTTAGTTCTTCTAAACTCACTCTATTCATTTTCCTGAATAACTATTCCAAATCAGCTAGTAGACCACAATCTGCAGACCACACCCTAGGTAATGGAGCCAATTGTCAAATTCTTTTCGTAAAAATCATTAAACAATGATTAAATGGTAAAAGCTAATAAAAGTGACAGAAGACTAGATGTTAAAACTTTGCATATAAATAGCTACTGtattattttatgaattaaGCAATACTATAtacttcaatatttatttatagttacatatattatttgtatatatgtgcatatgcTAAATTCCACAGCATTCTCATCCCTGTTACGTTCAGTGTTGAAATAAACTCTTCAAAACCAAACTATTTCTCAATACCCTCTGTTACAGATTTGGCCAGAAGCACCTCTGGTAAGACCTAGAAAAAGTTGCTACAATATATAATGGGCGTGAAGGTGAATTGCATGCctaattttaaactaaatttacTAATTCAGTCACACAAAGACTGAAGACTGAACAAGATATAACCAATGAATTTGGATGTTGTTCTCAGATTTAACAATATGCTTTCaaataatcaaattttaaaataaacattaaatatacATTAGACTCACTTTTTTTTGGATAAAGCTTCCTAAGACATACCTACAGCAGAAATTTCCCTAACCCTCAGTTTACATGACTttcaatcttaaaaaaaaaaacacaccatgaACCAAAGAAATCTGTGGAAAGTTTTATAACAGATAAGTTGTTCCagcttgttatttttcttcaagtctTAATTgtgaaatttcttcttcttccgattcttcttccctgctgcaaaagctgctttttcactCATGATCTCCTGATACTTCCTTTTATTATATCTGAACAAAATAGATAATTTACTTTTAAGCAAGGCAAATCAAGGTTCAGGAAAAGATAATATGGATACTTATGCATACATAAAGGGATATCAACACTTGGATTTCAGATAAATGCAGGTCAAATTGGTTTAGAGATAAATTGGATTCAAGAATCAAGAATTCTGCTATAATCATTGGGTTCTTCATTGCATATATAATCACATTTTGGACAGTTAGCTAAAAAGCTGCTACTGCTCCTATTGGGAAGACTCGCCGATTTCAGCAATGATATGGATATATTATTCCCGTTCTTATGCTACTCGCTCAGCAAACTTAGCTAATCAACCTTACTTTACTCAAGATTGGAGAGTGAGATGAGATTAACACCACACAATAAACAGGATATATGTACTGAACATGAGCTGCTAGCTCCCACACAAGACTTTTATGTTCCTATCACAATGGATCACTGCACACTTAGTGGTACTAAAACTTTTAATTGCAAGACTAAAAACATTTATCTGCACTAATGCTAAAAGAGCTGGTTAAAGTCCTAATTAGTCCTAAGTTGGCTGATCAAATTtcaaatacattcatttttaaagttgctTCTAATATATACCTCATAAATCAGGTCAAGCCAGAAAGCTAGTTAAGAAACAGCTACACTAACTTGCCTTCCCAACATTAACCATGAGTTTACAAGCCTGACAAGACTAACCTTATTAGCCTAAATCACATACTGTTTCCAAGAAAACACGTCattatgggggaaaaaagtaatacaAATTAATATCATGTAACAACTAATATAAAAATGGATCAACTAAGGGATCTCCTCCAAAAATCTGGAGGTTAGGCCAAAATTAAATCATCCATATTGCGCAGCTTTGATTGCTATGACAGGTGGCAGACTGCCATACTTACAAAATGAAATCCCACCAACTTCCACATTATTATAGTCAACATTTTTCTATCACTCATGCCAAGAAAAATTAATCAGTCTTCACACAAAcgaacaacaagaacaaaaaaaatgttgatgcaTAGGCATAAAGCCTATTTTGGTACAAGCTTGTATGGACACCTATTTTAGAAGTGAACCATAACAAGcccaaatgttttcttttcgACACTAACACTGCTGTCGGCAGTTATTCTTAAAGTAATGACCCCCAGGTTGGGTAAAACCCTTTtatgaagataaaaaaatatgctaTCACATTCCAGTTATCTCCTGTCCCTTAGATCTTCTCAATGGCAAGTGCTGATGAATTGCTAAAACTGactaaaaagttttatttgaaattaaaaaaaccAACATATAAACTGAATGGAAACAACAGAAGAGCTATATCGttaaaaatacacttctctTCTACCTGTGGTATTAGaaatacaaaactattttaaaataccttctAAACTCAGAATCTGcaagcagctcttcaacaattgttttcttcctttgtttcttagGAATTCGACTATGATAAAAGTCTATGGGAGAATCAACCACAGTTccaacctgaaaaataaaaattataaacattCTTACTGTAGTAGCAAgatgttgattattttttaatccttaaCAACAATTCTAAAGACAGCTACAGAGAAGATCAGAATggtatttattatataaaagtgaaaaatatcaaaaaattaacaaaatttgTATGCAAAGTCATTTTTGCTTCATGCTTAGTGGACAGAGGAGGGTCTCAGCTTTAGGACAGTATGATTTTCAACATCAGACTGATGTATCAATATTTAAGAAATCCAGTTAACTTTCAAACATCTTCttgaggagggaaaggaaattcTTATGAGTGCGTGTTTGCTAGATGGGTTCCACAACAGCTCTAATAAAAGCTTCATCCTGTAAGGCATCACATTTCTTCCAATTAGCATGTTGGCCAGCTCTAATGTATTTATATGTCCATAAACTAATTATTATTTACACACTAATTATGAAGGCTagtactttaaaaatcagtggAAACCTAGTCACTGAGGGTTCAGAATAATGATTAAGTCAGGTGTTCATTCAGTCCTATGAGATCAGCTGTAATAAAAAACAGCATATACAAttgcttaattaaaataaaaattaaataaaaatatacaattgCTTAACTATTTAGTATAGTTAAGCAATTGTAAACTGCAGCAAATTACTCAAAATACTTCGTAATTTAGCTATAAAGTTAAATCAACAAAAACAGAGGGCACCTATAAAATAGGTAGAAACTGTTCACAACACCTGAGAGTAGCACAATGCcttcttttgcttcttccttACCTGGAAATACTTGGGTAGACCATCTCTAtcattctttttataaaaatgcttaGGGTCCAATGAAGCTCTCATCTTCAAAACTTTAAGATCATTTTTCAGTTCACTTGTAATTTCTGGGGCTTTCATACCAAACCAGCCATCACCTGTTGTCTTCTCTCGCTCTGCCTAGGATGCAGTACAAGAATAATAAAGTTCCTTCAGCTACCAGGACAGGATACAGCTAAGaacttccccctcctccctccaaaAAATGGATAAAGCATTCAGAACATAACTTTGTacctttaaaaagtatattttatgaCCCTTTCAGTAAGATCATCAGCACTGCATTAACCCCAGATTTGTATCCCATGAGTACACATTATATCTCCCTCCACTGTACTGGTTACTTACTAAAAGGATTGCTTTTCACAAGATGGCTCAGAGATAATAAACTAGTTTAACACTCCACTTTCTGTGAACTGTGTATGCGCACACAGTCCCAGCATGGGGTTTTCTGCTAAAGATGCTGTGTTGTCATTTGAAGCATTAACAGCTCTTCACTTACTCTGCGCTGTTTCTTTAGCTGGTGAAGTGATTCCCTGAAGGGTGGGacacattcctttttttcaaaatctggaGTTATTATACTCTTCTGCAAGAGctgcaagatattttttttaagtgtcagTCAGTCATATCAGCAATACAAACATATAGCTTACCTGTATTTACAGAACTTACCAAAGGAATGATAAAGAATCTAAGCATTATAATAAAGCATTTGAGTTGCAAACACTTTATTTGATGCGCAACAAAAATAGCAGTGGCCTTCTAAACAAAGAGTGAGCAGAACCCTGGCCAGCAACAGCTGGCTAACTCTGGAAGAAGGAAGATAGCAAGTGCTCCATAATGAAGTGGGCTATCATGGATAAACCTAAGAAAACAGCCTCAACAAAAATAACGTATTTCCTTTATCTCTAAGggtgttttgaaataaaactacTCATCTCATACTAGGAATGGTACAGTCCTGTACTTACTGAAATTCATTCCTGCTATAGACTACGTATCTTGTTAGCAGACTTTAAGCTCATGTGCTGTTAGGCAAACCTGCACACACAAtcaacctttttattttacatgataATGCTGGTACTCACGCTGCTTTTCTGTGTCAGAAGCGTCACATGTATTTGAATTCTTATGATTAAAACCAAGTGTAAATACACACTTTGGCCAAAATGAATGGAGGTTCTCAGCAAACCAGAAAACAGgatacttctttaaaaacaagtaaaccAACCTTATTGAAATTAACAATGTTGTGTTACTGTAGTCATAGGTAACTGCATAACTGTAAACACATTACCTggtccttctttttctccatcgGTTGTTTAATTACGCTTGAActaggcttttgtttttttccatcaaagCTTATATATAAGCCTCCAAGCTTTTTAATGTTCAAGCCAGGGTCTATGCTGCTGGAAAGATGCAAACTGAAAGGGAAATAGTTAATGTTTAGAAATATTGTAATAAGTCACCTTCGGTCCTCTGAataggaaaggcagaaaaaaatattttttcttcttccaactTCGTTCAGTACTGCAGTTAAGTCTCAGTATCTAGAAGAAATACCTTATTAAGAGGTGACAGaagataaaagggaaaaatcaggcCACTGCACAAAGAGAGGGTTTTTAAAGAGCAATACCTGTAGATTCACTTCCACAGATCTTTCACATTAACTCTAATGTTGTATTCCTATCTTGGATATTTCTATCTTCTATAAATGAATTATCAATTTGCTTAACCTTGCAAAAGAACTTATGACCAGTTTCCTTCTTCTATACATCGAGAAGCTTGCTagctaaagaggaaaaaaaaaaggccaaacaCATAtgtggtaaaaatattttcaatttttagtGAAAAGTATGAAGATGCTAGAATTCATCAGAGGAGTGTTGGAATGGTAAGTCACCGTCTGTATAATAATGCTAGCAATGATGTTATTTAACAATTAAAAGCTAGGATgtttcaccttttctttcttattacaTTCAGGCAGCCAAAGAAATGCATCTATAAAAAAGTATGATGGCTGACTCAAGAGGAGCTTTTAAATAACAAGAATGCTTAACACCTATAaagtattacagaaaaatatgccAATATCTAAACTGGTATATCTGGTATTTATTGTAGCTtgaatgtttatatatataatgaacTAATAATCTGTAACACCTTTACAAAGAATGCCTGTCTCATTTTTTGTAAGACTTCTGGCCCACCTGAAGGTTTCTTAAAAGAGTAAGCCTTAAATTTATTGGACCTAAACGGAGTATTGTGCTTTAAACACATGAAGCATGTAAAGGGGCTTTAGCggggagttggactagatgagcTCAAGAGGTTCCATCCAGCCTAAATTATTCCGTAATTTTATGCTGGACTGGTTTTGCTTGAAGTGTTACAATGTCACAATCTATTATCTTCCCTGAGCCATCCTGTgaaaacaagaactgaaaacataaaagcttATGCACATGTTCAGGATTAAAAAGCTTGATCTAATTAAATAACATGCAAGTGATTTAATAAACTTCCATTATTTATACCCCCCCCAACTTAAATAAATACCTTTGCTCTGAATAAGCAATTAAGTCAGCCCGACCAATTTAAGCcagtttcacatttttatatgcTGAACACATACAAGGCTTCAAGATACCTAAATATTTCAGGCACTTCTGTTCTGCTACATGTAAACCTGAAAAAGTAACTGAATTATAACTAATAATCTGAACAATCCATTTCCACATCTATGACTATGACAACACTACTCCCTCATTTATTCTATGTCACTGAGCACATAATGTATGTCTTATGAATATGCTTCAATATCATGCAAATTTTCTTAGTTATTCCCAGAAAGATACTTACACAtcgattttatttttcaataaatcatcatcttcatctttCTCATCTTCATCTATCAGttcttcttctgcctcttctaGATCTGAGGATTCTTcaactttttcatttccttcatgtTTACTTTCAACATCACTAGCTTGGTCTACCTGATCTAGATAATACTTTTGGTTGGAACCCATGCCAGGCTCAGTATCAATTACAAAAAGCCCTTCAACATACAGTGAATTCTTTTTTAAAGGTTTGCTCATGGCAGGAGTCCTTTCATCTGCCTCCATGTAACTCTTATTCTCTTCCACTGTATCTGTGTCTGCCACATCACTATTTTCAGATTCATCACTTTCATCTTTGCTCAGAAACAATGCAAGGGAATTATTTCCACTGCTTGATCTTTCACTGCTATGGGATACAGAATCAGCATATTCTATTGTTTGGTCTTCACTACCGTCCACACtgttttcaagcattctacATCTACCAGCAACACTGTCAGTTATTTGGGCAACAGGTGCATCCTCCTGTGGGCTGCTCACTGCACTAGATTGTTCATCCTTTCTTAATTCACTTGCATGGGCAAAAGACCTCTCTACCGCTGCCTCAGCATCTATTCTTTTGTATTCTGGAACTTTCTTACTTTCATTCGGTGTTATTTGCCCTTCGGATTCTAACAATTGTTTGGGACTCATGCAGTCAGTTAAACAAAGATCCATATTCTTTAACTTCACCCCCCTCACAAGTATTTTACTGTACTCTTCTTGAACTTTGTCACATTCTTCCTCTGAATCATCTACCCCAAGAATTTGtgtatcttttatttctttttttctgggcGATTCAGTATTActactttgtttcatttttggaagACTACTGAGTGTTGTATCATTCAAAAAGTCTTGTTTCACATCTTCATTTAAGGTTGCATTAGCAGATTTGGAAGAACATTTGCTTGTAGATAAACTGGATCCTTTATTATGTGTGGTGACAGAAGAACCATCTTTTTTGTCAGAGACTAATTGTGGAGCAGATCTGGAATCAGAAATTATTAATGGCTCAGATTTAACCGTGTCCTCAATTAAATTCTCATCTTCTGAAACAATTCTGTTTACTTcctcattattttctgcttgt
This portion of the Oxyura jamaicensis isolate SHBP4307 breed ruddy duck chromosome 8, BPBGC_Ojam_1.0, whole genome shotgun sequence genome encodes:
- the DNTTIP2 gene encoding deoxynucleotidyltransferase terminal-interacting protein 2: MVATRQAVRRYGQVPPAAGGPGSTPGPRPAGAAEVTSAEIGTSVSTRMPRRSRAVCKPEVIKESQLEQVEHTEAKSDASDSLEIRTTRNENTAVHSAQPAAESQVDGDVSEAESNCSAVSGLQTPLIIRITRRRQIVVPYQPDSPAKKRHDKTAFLNELSRTLDEDDISEAESFSSVSGVQMPNVSRTTRKRQSKKKLQPDPVCEAQSEDNSDAESCCFHMEQPITTKRLTRSMRMKAQAENNEEVNRIVSEDENLIEDTVKSEPLIISDSRSAPQLVSDKKDGSSVTTHNKGSSLSTSKCSSKSANATLNEDVKQDFLNDTTLSSLPKMKQSSNTESPRKKEIKDTQILGVDDSEEECDKVQEEYSKILVRGVKLKNMDLCLTDCMSPKQLLESEGQITPNESKKVPEYKRIDAEAAVERSFAHASELRKDEQSSAVSSPQEDAPVAQITDSVAGRCRMLENSVDGSEDQTIEYADSVSHSSERSSSGNNSLALFLSKDESDESENSDVADTDTVEENKSYMEADERTPAMSKPLKKNSLYVEGLFVIDTEPGMGSNQKYYLDQVDQASDVESKHEGNEKVEESSDLEEAEEELIDEDEKDEDDDLLKNKIDVLHLSSSIDPGLNIKKLGGLYISFDGKKQKPSSSVIKQPMEKKKDQLLQKSIITPDFEKKECVPPFRESLHQLKKQRRAEREKTTGDGWFGMKAPEITSELKNDLKVLKMRASLDPKHFYKKNDRDGLPKYFQVGTVVDSPIDFYHSRIPKKQRKKTIVEELLADSEFRRYNKRKYQEIMSEKAAFAAGKKNRKKKKFHN